From the Corythoichthys intestinalis isolate RoL2023-P3 chromosome 13, ASM3026506v1, whole genome shotgun sequence genome, one window contains:
- the LOC130928464 gene encoding uncharacterized protein LOC130928464 isoform X2, with protein sequence MSDVSHVHPPERLESARLEEESPYIKKEEEEFVHIKEEQEEYFIRLQNPHIEEQQQPDPLKKEEEDPPYVKVEVVDIPKWTDEPLKGEDGGPSEASRRAELLSGDSSKGFQADNLIAQPSESDDFTSHSLF encoded by the exons ATGTCAGTCACGTGCATCCTCCTGAACGCCTGGAGTCTGCTCGCCTGGAGGAAGAATCGCCATACATCAAGAAGGAGGAGGAAGAATTTGTCCACATtaaagaggagcaggaggagtaCTTCATTAGACTGCAGAACCCCCACATTGAGGAGCAGCAGCAACCTGATCCcctcaaaaaggaggaggaggaccctCCATATGTTAAAGTTGAGGTGGTGGACATCCCCAAGTGGACTGATGAACCCTTGAAGGGTGAAGATGGAGGTCCGAGTGAAGCCAGCAGAAGGGCAGAGCTTCTGAGTGGCGACAGTTCAAAAGGATTCCAAGCAGACAACCTCATCGCTCAACCATCAGAGAGTGACGACTTCACATCACACTCCCTGTTCT AG